A stretch of Rhodoferax potami DNA encodes these proteins:
- the gyrA gene encoding DNA gyrase subunit A translates to MTQFAKETLPISLEEEMRRSYLDYAMSVIVGRALPDARDGLKPVHRRVLYAMHELNNDWNRAYKKSARIVGDVIGKYHPHGDQSVYDTIVRMAQDFSMRHMLVDGQGNFGSVDGDSAAAMRYTEIRLAKIAHELLADLDKETVDFGPNYDGSESEPLVMPTRIPNLLVNGSGGIAVGMATNIPPHNLNEVVDACLHLLKNPEASIDELMDIIPAPDFPTAGIIYGIQGVKDGYRTGRGRVVMRARCHFEDIDKGQRQAIIVDELPYQVNKKTLQERMAELVHEKKIEGISHIQDESDKSGMRLVIELKRGEVPEVVLNNLYKQTQLQDTFGINMVALVNGQPKLCNLKDLIEVFLDHRREVVTRRTVFNLRKARERGHVLEGLAVALANIDDFIRIIRESPTPPVAKLELMNRPWDSKLVREMLTRTRADGGVVNADDYRPDGLEKEFGMGNDGLYRLSETQAQEILQMRLQRLTGLEQDKIVAEYKDVMAEIEDLLDILAKPARVAVIIGEELGHVKQEFGQTKIGARRSLVEHSSFDLSTEDLITPTDMVVTMSHSGYIKSQPLHEYRAQKRGGRGKQATATKEDDWVDQLFVANTHDYILCFSNRGRLYWLKVWEVPQGSRGSRGRPIVNMFPLQEGEKITVVLALTGEKRTFPADQYVFMSTSMGTVKKTALDEFSNPRKAGIIAVDLDEGDFLIGAALTDGKHDVMLFSDGGKAVRFDENDVRPMGRNARGVRGMMLDDGQSVIAMLVAEDEQQSVLTATENGFGKRTNITEYTRHGRGTKGMIAIQQSERNGKVVAATLVHADDEIMLITDKGVLVRTRVSEIREMGRATQGVTLIGLDEGSKLSGLQRIVENDANPSDATAEGAEDAADGTDGDAPAAE, encoded by the coding sequence ACCACCCGCACGGCGACCAGTCGGTGTACGACACCATCGTCCGTATGGCGCAAGATTTTTCTATGCGGCACATGCTGGTGGATGGCCAAGGTAACTTCGGCTCCGTGGACGGCGACAGTGCGGCGGCCATGCGATACACCGAAATCCGTTTGGCGAAAATCGCCCACGAGTTGCTTGCCGATCTGGATAAAGAAACAGTCGACTTCGGCCCCAACTACGATGGCTCCGAATCAGAACCTCTGGTGATGCCCACCCGCATCCCCAACCTGTTGGTCAACGGCTCGGGCGGTATCGCGGTGGGTATGGCCACCAACATTCCGCCCCACAACTTAAACGAAGTGGTGGACGCCTGCCTGCACTTGCTGAAGAACCCGGAAGCCTCCATCGACGAGCTGATGGACATCATTCCGGCACCTGACTTCCCGACCGCCGGCATCATTTACGGCATTCAAGGTGTGAAAGATGGCTACCGCACGGGCCGCGGCCGCGTGGTTATGCGCGCACGCTGCCACTTTGAAGACATCGACAAAGGCCAGCGTCAGGCCATCATCGTGGATGAGCTGCCCTACCAGGTCAACAAAAAGACTCTGCAAGAGCGCATGGCAGAGCTGGTGCACGAAAAGAAAATTGAAGGCATCAGCCACATCCAGGACGAGTCCGACAAGTCCGGCATGCGCTTGGTCATCGAACTCAAGCGCGGCGAAGTGCCCGAGGTGGTGCTCAACAACCTGTACAAGCAAACCCAGCTGCAAGACACCTTCGGCATCAACATGGTGGCCTTGGTGAACGGCCAGCCCAAGCTGTGCAACCTCAAAGACTTGATCGAAGTCTTCCTGGACCACCGCCGTGAAGTAGTGACCCGCCGCACCGTGTTCAACCTGCGCAAAGCCCGCGAGCGTGGCCACGTGCTGGAAGGCTTAGCGGTGGCGCTGGCCAATATTGATGACTTCATCCGCATCATCCGTGAATCACCCACCCCCCCTGTGGCAAAACTGGAGCTGATGAACCGCCCTTGGGACAGCAAGCTGGTGCGCGAAATGCTCACGCGCACCCGTGCCGACGGCGGCGTGGTGAATGCGGATGACTACCGCCCCGACGGCTTGGAAAAAGAATTCGGCATGGGCAACGACGGCCTGTACCGGCTGTCTGAAACGCAAGCGCAGGAAATCCTGCAAATGCGCCTCCAGCGCCTGACCGGGCTGGAGCAAGACAAGATCGTCGCCGAGTACAAAGACGTGATGGCAGAGATCGAAGACCTGCTGGACATCTTGGCCAAGCCAGCCCGCGTGGCAGTGATCATCGGTGAAGAGTTGGGCCATGTGAAACAGGAATTCGGCCAGACCAAGATCGGCGCGCGCCGCAGCCTGGTTGAGCACTCTTCGTTCGATCTGTCCACCGAAGACCTGATCACACCCACTGACATGGTGGTCACGATGAGCCACAGCGGCTACATCAAGAGCCAGCCCCTGCACGAATACCGTGCCCAGAAGCGCGGCGGCCGGGGCAAACAAGCCACAGCCACCAAGGAAGACGACTGGGTAGACCAGCTATTTGTGGCCAACACGCACGACTACATCCTGTGTTTTTCGAACCGCGGCCGCTTGTACTGGCTCAAGGTGTGGGAAGTGCCTCAGGGCTCGCGTGGCTCGCGCGGTCGCCCTATCGTGAACATGTTCCCCTTGCAAGAAGGCGAAAAAATCACCGTGGTGCTGGCACTCACCGGCGAGAAACGCACCTTCCCTGCCGACCAGTATGTGTTCATGTCCACGAGCATGGGTACGGTCAAAAAGACGGCGCTCGACGAATTCAGCAACCCGCGCAAGGCCGGCATCATCGCCGTGGACTTGGACGAAGGCGACTTCCTGATCGGCGCAGCACTGACCGACGGCAAGCACGACGTGATGTTGTTCAGTGACGGCGGCAAGGCTGTGCGCTTTGACGAAAACGATGTGCGTCCCATGGGTCGTAACGCCCGGGGTGTGCGAGGCATGATGCTAGACGATGGCCAGAGCGTGATCGCCATGCTGGTGGCTGAAGACGAGCAGCAAAGTGTGTTGACCGCCACCGAAAACGGCTTCGGCAAGCGCACCAACATCACCGAATACACCCGCCATGGCCGTGGCACCAAGGGCATGATTGCCATCCAGCAATCCGAACGGAACGGCAAGGTCGTGGCGGCAACTTTGGTACATGCCGACGACGAAATCATGCTGATCACCGACAAGGGTGTGCTGGTGCGCACCCGGGTCAGCGAGATCCGCGAAATGGGTCGTGCGACCCAGGGCGTGACCCTGATCGGCTTGGATGAAGGCTCCAAGCTTAGCGGACTGCAACGCATCGTGGAAAACGACGCCAACCCATCCGATGCCACTGCAGAGGGTGCGGAAGATGCAGCAGACGGTACAGACGGAGACGCACCCGCCGCCGAGTGA
- the serC gene encoding 3-phosphoserine/phosphohydroxythreonine transaminase, whose amino-acid sequence MQRPYNFSAGPAAMPAEVLEQAAAEMLNWPDAQGRLSGMGVMEMSHRGKEFLSIYEAAEADLRELLAVPANFKILFMQGGGLAENAIVPLNLSGLRAGNGQGAADFVLTGSWSEKSFKEAGKYCSNHIAASSKADGFTAIPPAASWELRDDASYVHICSNETIHGIEFQSLPDLKALGSKAELVMDFSSHVASRPVDWSRVGLAFGGAQKNLGPAGLTLVVVREDLLGHALSICPSAFDYKTVADNGSMYNTPPTYSIYIAGLVFKWLKRQGGVAAMEARNIAKAKLLYGAIDATGFYMNGVARNARSRMNVPFFLRNESLNDAFLAGAKEAGLLQLKGHKSVGGMRASIYNAIPLEGVQALVQYMQEFERTHG is encoded by the coding sequence ATGCAACGCCCTTACAACTTTTCGGCCGGACCGGCCGCCATGCCGGCTGAAGTGCTGGAACAAGCCGCCGCCGAAATGCTGAATTGGCCCGATGCCCAAGGTCGTTTGAGCGGCATGGGCGTCATGGAAATGAGCCACCGCGGCAAAGAGTTCCTGAGCATCTACGAAGCTGCTGAAGCGGATCTGCGCGAGTTGTTGGCGGTACCAGCCAACTTCAAGATCCTGTTCATGCAAGGCGGTGGATTGGCCGAAAACGCCATCGTTCCGCTGAATTTGAGCGGACTGCGCGCCGGCAATGGCCAAGGCGCTGCCGACTTTGTGTTGACGGGCAGTTGGAGTGAAAAATCGTTCAAGGAAGCTGGCAAGTACTGCAGCAACCACATTGCGGCCAGCAGCAAGGCAGATGGTTTTACCGCCATCCCTCCTGCCGCAAGCTGGGAGTTGCGTGATGACGCCAGCTATGTGCACATCTGCAGCAACGAAACCATCCACGGCATCGAATTCCAGAGCCTGCCTGATCTGAAGGCACTGGGCTCCAAAGCCGAACTGGTGATGGACTTCTCCTCCCATGTCGCGTCGCGTCCGGTGGACTGGAGCCGCGTGGGCCTAGCGTTTGGGGGGGCCCAAAAGAACCTTGGCCCCGCCGGACTCACCCTCGTGGTAGTGCGCGAAGACCTGCTAGGCCATGCCTTGTCGATCTGCCCCAGTGCGTTTGACTACAAAACCGTGGCCGACAACGGCTCGATGTACAACACCCCGCCTACCTATTCGATCTACATCGCCGGGTTGGTGTTCAAGTGGCTCAAGCGCCAAGGGGGCGTGGCCGCCATGGAGGCCCGCAACATCGCCAAAGCCAAGTTGCTGTACGGTGCGATTGACGCGACCGGCTTCTACATGAACGGCGTGGCACGCAATGCGCGATCCCGCATGAACGTACCTTTCTTCTTGCGCAACGAGAGCCTGAACGACGCCTTCCTCGCAGGCGCCAAAGAGGCCGGCCTTTTGCAACTCAAGGGGCACAAGTCGGTTGGTGGCATGCGTGCCAGCATTTATAACGCGATTCCGCTCGAGGGCGTGCAGGCACTCGTCCAG